The Cloacibacterium sp. TD35 region CAACAAATTGGTTGGTTTAAAGCTGGTTCTGCACTTAATCTAATTGCTGAAGAAGCTAAAAAAGCATAAGCTTTTTTTCATAAATACTAAAAAACCACTCGAAAATTCGGGTGGTTTTTATTTTGTAATATTTTGATTTATAAAAATTAAACATTTTCTTCGCAAGCGCGCCAAACGGCATCATTCTGAGGAACTGGCGCTGTAATTTCAATATTTTCTTTCGTTACAGGATGTATAAATTCTAATTTTCTGGCATGTAAATGAATACCTCCATCAGGATTAGAACGTGGCGAACCGTATTTTAAATCGCCTTTTATGGGCGTGCCGTTTTTAGAAAGCTGCGCTCTGATTTGGTGATGTCTTCCTGTTTCCAAATCAATCTCAAGGAGAAGATAATTGTCTAAAGATTTAACAATATTATAAGTAAGAATCGCTTCTTTTGCACCTTCAGTTGGTTTTGGGAAAACAATTGCTTTGTTATTTTTTTCATTTTTTTTGAGATAATGAACCAATCTTTGAGAAGGCGGAATAATTTCCTTGGCTACAACTGCCCAATATGTTTTCTTAATCTCACGGTTTTTTACCATTTGCGTAAGACGAGAAAGTGCTTTAGAAGTTTTGGCATAAATAACCAAACCAGAAGTAGGCCTATCTATTCTATGAACCAAACCTAGAAAAACATTTCCTGGTTTATTATCTCTTATTTTAATGTGATTTTTGATAGAATCTAGCAGAGATTCGTCGCCAGTTTTATCACCTTGAACCAATTGTCCAACTTTTTTATTGATGATTAAAAGGTGGTTGTCTTCATAGATGATTTGAGAAGATATATCTGAATTTATTTTTTGCATTTTCTATAGGAAAGTGCAAAGTTAGGAAATAAAAAAAGTTGAACAAAAAACTCAACTTTTATTTACCTAGTAACTTTCGTTCTTATTCGGGAAGGAAACATCTTTTACATCTTTTACATACTGCGAAACTGCTCCTGTAATTTCTGTATAAAGGTCTAAATATCTTCTTAAAAATTTCGGAGAAAATCCTTTATTCATCCCTACCATATCATGATAAACCAGAACTTGACCGTCACAATCTGGACCAGCTCCAATTCCTATAGTTGGGATAGAAACGCTCTCCGAAACTTTTTTTGCTAATTCAGCAGGTATTTTTTCTAAAACTAATGAAAAACACCCTAGTTCTTCCAAAATTTTAGCATCTCTTATTAGTTTTTCGGCTTCTGCATCTTCTTTAGCACGTACTTTATAAGTTCCAAACTGATAAATAGATTGCGGCGTAAGTCCAAGATGTCCCATTACAGGAATCCCTGCATTGATTAGTCTAGAAACAGAATCTGCAATTTCCTCACCTCCTTCTATTTTTATAGCGTGAGCTCCAGATTCTTTCATCATTCTTACACCAGACTCCAACGCTTTTTGCGGGTCTGACTGATACGTTCCGAATGGTAAATCTGCAACTACTAATGCTCTATCTACTCCTCTCACTACGCACTGAGCGTGATAAATCATTTGATCTAAAGTAATAGGCAAAGTAGTTTCGTGACCTGCCATTACATTCGCCGCCGAATCTCCTATTAAAATAGCATCTACTCCACCTGCATCTACCATTTTGGCAGTGGTATAATCATATGCGGTAAGCATTGTGATTTTTTCCTTATCGAATTTCATTTTTCGTAAGGTTTCGGTTGTTACTTTTTTAATTTCGGAATGTACTGACATGGGAATAAATTTTAAAGAGTAAAAGTATAAAAAAATGCCGACTCGCGGTCGACATTTTTAATTTTTATAAAACTACGTGTCCTAATTTTCTTAGTTTTTCGTGGTTTAAGATTTTTAAGTTTCTTCCTTCCACTTCTATGTAGTTGTCTTGTTTAAATTCTGAGATTAATCTGATGGCACTTTCTGTAGCAGTTCCGATTAAGTTAGCAATTTCTTCTCTTGTTAAAGAAATTTTGATAAAACCTTCTGGGTCTGTTCCTAATTTCTGCTCTAGAAGAAGAAGTACTTCTGCTAATCTTTCTCTTACTGTTTTTTGAGCCAAGAAAGTTACCGTATTAGAACTTTCGCCCAATTCGAAAGAGATTTTCTGAAGCATTGCAAAAGACAATTGAGGGTCTACTTCTAGCAAATGAAGAAATACATCTGCAGGAATATAAGTAGCTTGTAAATCGCTCATCGCTTCAGCAGTAGCTTGATAAGCTTCACCAATTAATAGCGCTCTGTAACCAATAATATCACCTTCTTTGATGAATCTTAAGATTTGTTCTTTTCTATTAAAACCTAGTTTATAAAGTTTTGCTGTACCACTTTCTATAAAAAAAACACCTTCTACATTTCTTCCTTCCTCGAAAAGAGATTCTCCTTTGTTAAAGAAAAGAGTTTGCTTAGCATTGATATATTTAGTGTAATCTTCTTTAGATAGAATTTCCTTAAAAGCCTTGTCATTAAAAACACTTAGAAACTTGTTTTCAATAAAAATTTGTTTTTCTAAAGACATAGATGAATTTTTATGATTTTCGTCAGCAAAATTATCATTTTTTTCTTATTAATCATAAAGAATTTTTGTATTATTTTTGCACATTTAACAAAAGCAGATGGCAGAAAATTGTTTCCATTGTGGACAAGAAATAGATAAAGATAGAATTTTCTTCGATGAGAAGGCATTTTGTTGTAACGGATGCAAATCTGTTTATGAAATTCTTAATGCAAATAATCTCGGAAATTTTTATGAATTAAATAAAAATTCTGGAATTAGACCAGACGAAAATCTTTCTCAATTTGATTATTTAGATACTCCAGAAATTTTCGAAAAAGTAGTAGATTTTTCTGAAGGGAATACCAGTGTAGTCACCTTTAAAATCCCAGTGATTCACTGTAGCTCTTGTATTTGGTTACTTGAAAGTTTACAAGATTTGAACACGAATATTAGATATTCTCAGGTAAATTTCACCAAGAAAACGCTACAAATTTCTTTCAACCAAAACGAATTACCTCTGAGTGAATTGGCAAAATTCCTAACGAATCTTGGTTATAAACCTGTAATTTCATTAGAAACGGCAGACAAAAAAGAAGCCACAGTAGACAGAAGCCTCACGATAAAAGTAGCAGTTGCAGGATTTGCCTTCGGAAATGCAATGATGTTTGCGTTCCCAGAATATTTAAACACGGGCTCTTCAGTAGATTTCTGGTTAGAAGAGTTTGCGCCGTTTTTCAGATTTTTAACTTTCTTACTTTCCATTCCAGTGGTAGTGTATTCTGCATCAGACTATTATAAATCTGCGTGGTTTGGTTTGAAAAATAAAATTGTAAACATAGATGTCCCTATTGTTTTAGGAATTCTGGTTTTATTCTTTAGAAGTGTCTACGAAATCGCAACCAATTACGGTCCAGGATATTTTGATACACTTTGTGGATTGTTATTCTTCATGTTATTGGGTAAAATTTTCCAAAAGAGAACTTATTCTGCACTTTCGTATGATAGAGATTACAAATCTTTTTATCCAATTGCGGTAACCAAAGTAGATTTTGGGGGACAACAACAAAATATTTTACTTTCTGATATTAAAGTTGGCGATAGAATTTTAGTAAGAAACCAAGAAATTATTCCTGTAGATGCGGTTTTAATTAATGGAGAAGGAAATATAGACAATAGTTTCATTACTGGTGAAAGTGCTACGATTACCAAAAATCCTGGGGATAAAATTTTTGCAGGGGGAAAACAAATTGGTTCTATCTTAGAACTGGAAGTAATAAAAACTGTGAACCAAAGTTATTTAACTCAACTTTGGAACAAAGAAGCTTTTAGAAAAGAAGATTTAGGACTCGACACTTTGGTGAATAAGATTTCTAAATATTTCACCTTCATCATTTTAGCCATTACCCTTTTTGCTGGAATTTATTGGTATCAAATAGATTTTGAAAAAATGTTTCAGGTGGTTTCTGCGATTTTGATTGTAGCTTGTCCTTGTGCATTAGCACTTTCTACTCCATTTACAATGGGGCACATCATGAGAATTCTTGGCAGAAATAAAATGTATGTGAAAGACGCTCACACTATTGAAAAAATGGCAAAAATTGACACTTTGGTTTTTGACAAAACAGGCACGATTACCTATAATAAAAAAGCCAACATTAGTTTTGAAGGTCAAGAAATCGCTGAATTTGATTTAAAAAACATAAAATCTTTACTCAAAAATTCTAATCACCCGCTTTCTAAATCGCTTTACGAGTTTATAGAAGTAGAAGATGAATATCTACCGATTGAAAACTTCAAAGAAACCGCTGGAAAAGGTTATGAAGCCACGGTAAGAGGGAAAGTTTATAAAATTGGTTCTGCAAAATTTACCCATCAAGAAGCTAAATCACTAGAAACTGCCGTTTTTATAGAAAGAGATGGTGAGTTTTTAGGGAAATTTATCTTCAAAAACGAATACAGAGATGGTTTAGCCGAAATGGCAAAGGAACTGAGGGGTTATAAAATCCATGTTTTAAGCGGAGACAACTCTTCTGAAGAGAAAACGCTTAAAAATATAATTCCAAGTATTACCGAAATGAGATTCAGTCAATCTCCGGAAGATAAATTAGAGTATATCAAACATTTACAAGATCAGGGCAAAAAAGTTGCCATGCTTGGAGATGGACTAAATGATGCGGGTGCGCTGAAACAAAGTAACATAGGAATTGCGATTGCAGATGACACCAATTCTTTCACGCCGAGTTCAGATGTGATCATGAATGGAGGGGTTTTGACAAAGTTGCATGACTATTTTGCACTCACGAAAGATGCTATGATCATTGTAAAATTAACATTTGGGATTAGTTTTCTATATAATGTGGTAGGTTTAACCGCAGCAGTTCTCGGCGAGATGTCTCCTTTGTTTGCTGCAATTTTGATGCCTTTAAGCTCGATAAGTGTAGTTGCATTTACCTCATTATCAACATGGTTAAGATCAAGAAAATACTTCAAATTTTAATAATAAGATAAAAAAAATCTTATTTAGAATATTTTAAAATTAACGTTTTTTTAACAGACCATGATGAAAGTCATTAAAAAACATTAATTTTGAAGCGCAAAATCCTTTTATATTTGTAAAATCGTGGAAATTCTCTATTTAATGATCATCTGCAGTGTCTCAATCGCTGTAATTTTTCTAATAGTCTTTATTATTAGTGCCAAGAATGGTCAGTTTGACGATGACGAATCTCACGCAGTAAGAATTTTATTAGAAGACAAAAAAACAGATATAGAAGAAGAAAAATCTGAAGAAAAAAATTAAAATTAAAGTGATTAGTTAATATGGAAACACAAAAGTTTAGTTATGACAATGGCATTGTGCGTGCGTTTCTTTACGCTACAATAGTCTGGGGAGTACTTGGTTTTACATTTGGTGTAACTGTTGCATCAATGTTATTTTATCCAGAGTTACCAGAATTCCTTTTTGGAACAGATGACCCTACAATTGCAAGTTTAAGAAGTGGAGACATTCAAGGACTTGTAAGTACTAATGGTGCGTTTGGATTTGGCAGATGGAGAATGTTGCACACCAGCACAGTTATTTTTGCATTTGTAGGTAATGGATTCTTTGCAGGTGCTTATTATTCTTTACAAAGATTATTAAAGGCAAGAATGTTTAGTGACGTTCTTTCTTGGATTAATTTCTGGGGATGGCAATTAATAATTGTTACAGTAGCAATTACCTTTCTAATGGGTATAAATACTTCTAAAGAATATG contains the following coding sequences:
- a CDS encoding RluA family pseudouridine synthase; the encoded protein is MQKINSDISSQIIYEDNHLLIINKKVGQLVQGDKTGDESLLDSIKNHIKIRDNKPGNVFLGLVHRIDRPTSGLVIYAKTSKALSRLTQMVKNREIKKTYWAVVAKEIIPPSQRLVHYLKKNEKNNKAIVFPKPTEGAKEAILTYNIVKSLDNYLLLEIDLETGRHHQIRAQLSKNGTPIKGDLKYGSPRSNPDGGIHLHARKLEFIHPVTKENIEITAPVPQNDAVWRACEENV
- the panB gene encoding 3-methyl-2-oxobutanoate hydroxymethyltransferase, with translation MSVHSEIKKVTTETLRKMKFDKEKITMLTAYDYTTAKMVDAGGVDAILIGDSAANVMAGHETTLPITLDQMIYHAQCVVRGVDRALVVADLPFGTYQSDPQKALESGVRMMKESGAHAIKIEGGEEIADSVSRLINAGIPVMGHLGLTPQSIYQFGTYKVRAKEDAEAEKLIRDAKILEELGCFSLVLEKIPAELAKKVSESVSIPTIGIGAGPDCDGQVLVYHDMVGMNKGFSPKFLRRYLDLYTEITGAVSQYVKDVKDVSFPNKNESY
- a CDS encoding Crp/Fnr family transcriptional regulator; this encodes MSLEKQIFIENKFLSVFNDKAFKEILSKEDYTKYINAKQTLFFNKGESLFEEGRNVEGVFFIESGTAKLYKLGFNRKEQILRFIKEGDIIGYRALLIGEAYQATAEAMSDLQATYIPADVFLHLLEVDPQLSFAMLQKISFELGESSNTVTFLAQKTVRERLAEVLLLLEQKLGTDPEGFIKISLTREEIANLIGTATESAIRLISEFKQDNYIEVEGRNLKILNHEKLRKLGHVVL
- a CDS encoding heavy metal translocating P-type ATPase; the protein is MAENCFHCGQEIDKDRIFFDEKAFCCNGCKSVYEILNANNLGNFYELNKNSGIRPDENLSQFDYLDTPEIFEKVVDFSEGNTSVVTFKIPVIHCSSCIWLLESLQDLNTNIRYSQVNFTKKTLQISFNQNELPLSELAKFLTNLGYKPVISLETADKKEATVDRSLTIKVAVAGFAFGNAMMFAFPEYLNTGSSVDFWLEEFAPFFRFLTFLLSIPVVVYSASDYYKSAWFGLKNKIVNIDVPIVLGILVLFFRSVYEIATNYGPGYFDTLCGLLFFMLLGKIFQKRTYSALSYDRDYKSFYPIAVTKVDFGGQQQNILLSDIKVGDRILVRNQEIIPVDAVLINGEGNIDNSFITGESATITKNPGDKIFAGGKQIGSILELEVIKTVNQSYLTQLWNKEAFRKEDLGLDTLVNKISKYFTFIILAITLFAGIYWYQIDFEKMFQVVSAILIVACPCALALSTPFTMGHIMRILGRNKMYVKDAHTIEKMAKIDTLVFDKTGTITYNKKANISFEGQEIAEFDLKNIKSLLKNSNHPLSKSLYEFIEVEDEYLPIENFKETAGKGYEATVRGKVYKIGSAKFTHQEAKSLETAVFIERDGEFLGKFIFKNEYRDGLAEMAKELRGYKIHVLSGDNSSEEKTLKNIIPSITEMRFSQSPEDKLEYIKHLQDQGKKVAMLGDGLNDAGALKQSNIGIAIADDTNSFTPSSDVIMNGGVLTKLHDYFALTKDAMIIVKLTFGISFLYNVVGLTAAVLGEMSPLFAAILMPLSSISVVAFTSLSTWLRSRKYFKF
- the ccoS gene encoding cbb3-type cytochrome oxidase assembly protein CcoS, which produces MIICSVSIAVIFLIVFIISAKNGQFDDDESHAVRILLEDKKTDIEEEKSEEKN